The sequence ATCGTTAGGGGAGCTCAATATTGTGATACCAGAATCCACCCGTGGAGCCGCAGAGCCACCGACCCGAGCTATAGGGCCGGTTAAGGCGCTGATTCAACGCCTCCAAATGTCGCATGGCCATAAGTTGGTCATCGGCATACCCTATTTATGGCTATTCCTGCTGTTTATGTTGCCGTTCCTGATTGTGTTCAAAATCAGTCTGGCAGAGATGGCGCGCGCAGTTCCACCTTATACCGACCTGATGACTTGGCTGGACGGCAAGCTGGATATCTCGCTCAATCTTGGTAACTATCTGTTATTGCTTGATGATCCGCTGTATATCGATGCTTACCTGCAATCATTGCAAGTGGCGGCGGTCTCAACATTATGTTGCTTGATTATCGGTTATCCATTGGCTTGGGCTATTGCCCATAGCAAGTCATCCACGCGAAATATCTTATTGCTGCTGGTGATCCTGCCGTCATGGACATCATTTCTAATTCGAGTCTATGCCTGGATGGGGATTCTGAAGAATAACGGCATTCTGAATAACTTCCTGATATGGACTGGAATTATTGACCAGCCGCTGATTATTTTGCACACCAACTTGGCGGTTTATATTGGCGTGGTCTATTCCTATCTGCCTTTTATGGTGTTGCCTATCTATACCGCACTGACCCGACTGGACTATTCGTTGGTCGAGGCGGCATCGGATTTGGGGGCTAAACCGTTTAAAACCTTTGTCAGTGTGATTGTGCCATTGACCAAAGGAGGGATTGTGGCGGGTTCCATGTTGGTATTTATTCCGGCGGTGGGTGAGTTTGTTATCCCTGAACTGCTCGGCGGGCCGGACAGCATCATGATTGGCCGCATTTTATGGCAGGAATTCTTCAATAACCGTGACTGGCCAGTGGCCTCAGCAGTTGCGACGGTTATGTTAGTGCTGCTGATAGTGCCGATTATCTGGTTCCATAAGCACCAGAACAAAGCGGGGGGAGGCTCGGTATGAATAACCTACCGGAGGTGCGCTCGGTCTGGCGTCGGGTTATCTTAATTGTCGGTTATACCTTCTTGTATGCGCCGATGTTGATGTTGGTTATCTACTCATTTAACAGTTCAAAACTGGTGACCGTGTGGGCAGGATGGTCTATCCGCTGGTATATAGAGCTTTTCAATGATTCGGCGATGATATCAGCCGTAGGATTGAGCCTCACTATCGCCACCGCTTCTGCCACCATGGCGGTGGTATTGGGGACGATAGCGGCAGTGGTTATGGTGCGTTTTGGTCGCTTTCGCGGTTCGACAGGTTTTGCTTTTATGCTGACAGCCCCGTTGGTGATGCCCGATGTCATTACCGGCTTGTCATTACTGCTGCTGTTTGTTGCTATGGGGCATGCTATTGGCTGGCCAGCCGAGCGCGGTATGTTCACCATTTGGTTGGCACATGTGACGTTTTGTACCGCCTATGTGACCGTTGTTATCAGCTCCCGTTTGCGCGAGTTGGACCGGTCAATCGAAGAGGCCGCCATGGATTTGGGGGCGACACCATTAAAAGTCTTCTTTGTGATTACGGTTCCGATGATAGCTCCCGCGCTCATCTCTGGCTGGCTACTGGCCTTTACCTTATCACTGGATGATTTGGTTATTGCCAGCTTTGTCGCCGGGCCGGGGGCAACGACATTACCAATGCTGGTTTTTTCCAGTGTCCGCATGGGCGTGAACCCGGAGATAAACGCGCTGGCGACACTTATTTTGCTGGTGGTCGGAATTATCGGCTTAATTGCATGGTGGTTTATGTCTCGTTCGGAAAAACAGCGGTTGCGCGAATTACGCAAAGCTGCCCGTAGCTGATTACCCTTAAAACTGTTAGTCTTTCATCATCTTCTGACGCCGCTTCCAAGCGGCGTTATTGTCAGGGATAACATCAGGTTGCAAAACCCGAACAGGG comes from Yersinia canariae and encodes:
- the potI gene encoding putrescine ABC transporter permease PotI, whose protein sequence is MNNLPEVRSVWRRVILIVGYTFLYAPMLMLVIYSFNSSKLVTVWAGWSIRWYIELFNDSAMISAVGLSLTIATASATMAVVLGTIAAVVMVRFGRFRGSTGFAFMLTAPLVMPDVITGLSLLLLFVAMGHAIGWPAERGMFTIWLAHVTFCTAYVTVVISSRLRELDRSIEEAAMDLGATPLKVFFVITVPMIAPALISGWLLAFTLSLDDLVIASFVAGPGATTLPMLVFSSVRMGVNPEINALATLILLVVGIIGLIAWWFMSRSEKQRLRELRKAARS
- the potH gene encoding putrescine ABC transporter permease PotH; the protein is MIPESTRGAAEPPTRAIGPVKALIQRLQMSHGHKLVIGIPYLWLFLLFMLPFLIVFKISLAEMARAVPPYTDLMTWLDGKLDISLNLGNYLLLLDDPLYIDAYLQSLQVAAVSTLCCLIIGYPLAWAIAHSKSSTRNILLLLVILPSWTSFLIRVYAWMGILKNNGILNNFLIWTGIIDQPLIILHTNLAVYIGVVYSYLPFMVLPIYTALTRLDYSLVEAASDLGAKPFKTFVSVIVPLTKGGIVAGSMLVFIPAVGEFVIPELLGGPDSIMIGRILWQEFFNNRDWPVASAVATVMLVLLIVPIIWFHKHQNKAGGGSV